In a genomic window of Nostoc sp. UHCC 0870:
- a CDS encoding HK97 gp10 family phage protein, with protein sequence MISYHIKASGPLFKNKNITKEIIQEALEETADWAQNRLRNRTPVKTGKLKAGWYVAPSKSSIRLDNPTSYSSFVEKRVGMVAKTTPEVKEQLNQILLKKTNKLK encoded by the coding sequence ATGATTTCTTACCATATTAAGGCATCTGGACCTTTATTTAAAAATAAGAATATAACTAAAGAGATTATCCAAGAAGCATTAGAAGAGACAGCAGATTGGGCTCAGAACAGACTAAGAAATAGGACACCTGTAAAGACAGGTAAACTAAAAGCTGGATGGTATGTTGCCCCTAGTAAATCTTCTATAAGATTGGATAACCCCACATCTTATTCTTCTTTTGTAGAAAAAAGAGTTGGGATGGTAGCTAAGACAACTCCAGAAGTAAAAGAACAGTTAAACCAAATTTTACTTAAAAAGACAAATAAATTAAAGTAA
- a CDS encoding phage major capsid protein has product MTVIVDPIKSLQLVVQEEIASLQLNQYPMLSRLTKKITSQRVIKWNANTGGASVTGEATTADVSSFSEDAVVGASLPIGTHRLRHSFQVQKEDIAEAAAAGKGALRDLFGYEIQSGIRAIMEALSGQVYTGTGLAAHGGVVGLGSVVANAAYAGIDPATYTLWSAIFNTNGSNRALTSALMLAMETAIARKAGNFTAIYTTPEIVAKYKELFNANLGIINQLPAGQADLGYTGVTYAGRPIISDPYCPNNILYFVNEPEVTLYTFGQNNTQSREGMQVAIESLPSSNPDAEKYVIYVKPQLKVHNRAKGAAALNAITQ; this is encoded by the coding sequence ATGACAGTTATTGTTGATCCTATTAAAAGTTTGCAGCTCGTTGTACAAGAGGAAATTGCTTCTTTACAACTTAATCAATATCCTATGTTGAGCCGTCTGACCAAGAAAATTACTAGTCAGAGAGTTATTAAGTGGAATGCTAATACAGGTGGAGCTAGTGTAACTGGTGAAGCTACCACAGCAGATGTGTCTTCTTTCAGTGAAGATGCTGTAGTTGGTGCTTCCCTACCTATTGGTACTCACAGACTACGCCATTCCTTCCAAGTGCAAAAAGAAGATATTGCTGAAGCTGCTGCTGCTGGTAAAGGTGCTTTGCGTGATTTGTTTGGTTATGAGATCCAAAGTGGTATCCGCGCCATTATGGAAGCCTTAAGTGGTCAGGTTTACACTGGTACAGGTTTGGCTGCTCATGGTGGAGTTGTAGGTTTAGGTTCAGTTGTAGCTAACGCTGCTTATGCTGGTATTGACCCTGCTACCTATACCCTTTGGTCTGCTATTTTTAATACTAATGGTTCAAACAGAGCTTTGACATCTGCCTTGATGTTAGCTATGGAAACTGCTATTGCACGTAAAGCAGGCAACTTCACAGCTATCTACACTACCCCAGAAATTGTAGCTAAATACAAAGAATTGTTTAATGCCAACTTAGGTATTATCAATCAACTACCTGCTGGTCAAGCTGACCTTGGTTACACTGGCGTAACTTATGCTGGTCGTCCCATTATCTCTGACCCTTACTGCCCAAATAACATTCTTTACTTTGTTAATGAACCTGAAGTAACCTTGTATACTTTTGGTCAAAATAACACTCAATCTAGAGAAGGAATGCAGGTTGCTATTGAGAGCCTACCTTCCAGCAATCCAGATGCAGAGAAGTATGTTATCTATGTTAAGCCTCAATTGAAGGTTCATAACAGAGCTAAAGGCGCAGCAGCATTGAATGCCATCACCCAGTAA
- a CDS encoding terminase large subunit domain-containing protein — translation MMNYKAFNINLHANQKKIFTDPARFKLLVCGRRFGKSHELRTEIIYAATSFNQPYDPNFPPIVALIMPTLKQAKAVHWKALKSILKDAPFVESINNTDYRITLKGNKPDIILRGANDDGGDGLRGLKFFFCACDEFQDFKVGIWDDVILPALGDTEGSKATICATPKGKAHPLYHFYQKIKDLKDWAYFHFLTKDNPFFPKAQLRQAKKQMPDKSYRQEFQASFEDFDGQIFDQFNINHKVNKIPDDLSYYLGCDWGDVNPAISVIGLSKDHTQFYIVDSWYNSTGQPITQDEFLDKVAKFCNQYKVYRCYLPDDRPSSILAARNLGKEKNIPGLQRAVKVVRNEIKIMEGCEIINSLLYQNNLFIKQSLSEVILQFENYHRATNSENQILNKPADHQEDHLVDASRYVLATLHQLIQSKK, via the coding sequence ATGATGAACTATAAAGCTTTTAATATAAACTTACACGCTAATCAAAAGAAGATATTTACAGACCCTGCTAGATTTAAATTACTTGTTTGTGGTAGGAGATTTGGGAAGTCTCATGAGTTAAGGACTGAAATTATATATGCTGCTACAAGTTTCAATCAACCCTATGATCCTAACTTCCCCCCAATAGTAGCCTTAATAATGCCAACGCTTAAGCAAGCTAAAGCGGTACATTGGAAAGCTTTAAAGAGTATATTAAAGGATGCCCCTTTTGTAGAGAGTATTAACAATACAGATTACAGAATAACTCTCAAAGGAAACAAACCAGACATTATACTCAGGGGTGCAAATGATGATGGGGGTGATGGATTAAGAGGTTTAAAATTCTTTTTCTGTGCCTGCGATGAGTTTCAGGACTTCAAAGTAGGAATCTGGGATGATGTTATCTTACCTGCATTAGGGGATACAGAAGGCTCAAAAGCAACCATATGTGCAACTCCTAAAGGTAAAGCTCACCCGCTATATCATTTCTATCAGAAGATTAAAGACTTAAAAGATTGGGCTTACTTTCATTTTCTAACTAAGGATAATCCATTCTTCCCAAAGGCTCAACTTAGGCAAGCTAAAAAGCAAATGCCTGATAAAAGTTACCGTCAAGAATTTCAGGCTTCATTTGAGGATTTTGATGGGCAGATATTTGACCAATTTAATATCAACCATAAAGTAAATAAAATACCTGATGATTTATCTTATTATTTGGGGTGTGATTGGGGGGATGTAAATCCAGCAATCTCAGTAATAGGATTATCTAAAGACCATACTCAGTTTTATATAGTAGACTCCTGGTATAACTCAACTGGGCAACCAATAACTCAAGATGAGTTTTTAGATAAAGTAGCCAAGTTCTGTAATCAATATAAAGTTTACAGATGTTATCTTCCTGATGATAGACCTAGCTCAATTTTAGCTGCTAGAAACCTAGGTAAAGAGAAGAATATACCAGGCTTACAGAGGGCAGTGAAGGTAGTTAGAAATGAGATAAAGATAATGGAAGGTTGTGAGATTATCAATTCTCTTTTATATCAAAACAACCTATTTATAAAGCAATCTCTTAGTGAAGTTATCTTACAGTTTGAGAACTATCACAGGGCAACTAATTCAGAGAATCAGATATTAAATAAACCTGCTGATCATCAAGAAGACCACCTAGTAGATGCTTCTAGGTATGTCCTTGCAACCTTACATCAATTAATACAATCCAAGAAATAA